The Cellulophaga sp. L1A9 genome window below encodes:
- a CDS encoding GNAT family N-acetyltransferase, whose amino-acid sequence MLKVQVKKFEELSTTELYAILQLRSEVFVVEQDCVYQDVDGKDFKSLHVIGYKDADVAAYTRIFNAGDYFDEASIGRVVVSPKYRKDGFGKEIMNASIAAVKRAYGEDTIRISAQKYLLKFYTSLGFNVVGEEYLEDGIPHMNMIKN is encoded by the coding sequence ATGCTAAAGGTTCAAGTAAAAAAGTTCGAAGAATTATCTACAACAGAATTGTATGCTATTTTACAATTACGAAGTGAAGTTTTTGTGGTAGAACAAGATTGTGTATACCAAGATGTAGATGGTAAAGACTTTAAATCATTACATGTTATAGGGTACAAGGATGCTGATGTAGCTGCCTATACGCGTATTTTTAATGCAGGCGATTATTTTGATGAAGCCAGTATAGGTAGGGTAGTGGTTAGTCCCAAATACCGAAAAGATGGTTTTGGTAAAGAAATTATGAACGCTTCTATTGCAGCAGTTAAAAGAGCTTATGGAGAAGATACGATTCGTATTTCTGCACAGAAATACCTTTTAAAATTTTATACATCATTAGGCTTCAATGTGGTTGGTGAGGAGTATTTAGAAGATGGTATTCCGCATATGAATATGATTAAAAATTAG